In Vibrio neptunius, the following are encoded in one genomic region:
- a CDS encoding ABC transporter substrate-binding protein — protein MVNHNLISQAFALALLLFTIGMLSSDRVQASETLKVGIMVGKLTNTTSTSNKEKLCVLNALTDEVSASRRNVEFTFVSNDRTAHGSALAAHSLVDQGVDIALLPLVSHEAEIAARILNQHDIAFVTSATAKSVIKDPSMGLSIMPSNKHQIKLLSDYYLSHYSTKTAHVLIDNSRQYSKQSALAFIKQLTAHSEPIKFKKYDYSMSNADDIVGALPNNAVVFAPLYNPNIAVLYNAMKDSGKPFTILGTDSVGARKEFFQTIGTTSPNINLYFVKNWDGIPKSDNRSALNSISNTFCSQNQATFLTTYTYDLFNFLIAGYDSKPQSSPQDLIESLKQLKFETVMDGEPLAFDAAGYSKKPLYLFSVQNDQVRYLSKLTD, from the coding sequence TTGGTTAACCACAACCTCATTTCACAGGCTTTTGCACTTGCCCTCTTGTTGTTCACTATTGGCATGTTGAGCTCAGACAGAGTTCAAGCATCTGAAACGCTTAAGGTAGGTATCATGGTCGGCAAGTTGACGAACACTACCAGTACCTCAAATAAAGAGAAGCTGTGTGTGCTGAATGCCCTTACAGACGAAGTGTCTGCCTCTAGAAGAAATGTTGAATTTACGTTTGTATCGAACGATAGGACTGCTCACGGCAGTGCTTTAGCTGCACATAGCTTAGTCGACCAAGGTGTCGATATCGCCTTGCTGCCGTTAGTGTCGCATGAAGCTGAAATCGCAGCCCGTATACTCAATCAACATGACATTGCATTCGTGACTTCAGCAACAGCGAAGAGTGTTATCAAGGACCCTTCTATGGGCTTATCAATAATGCCAAGCAATAAACATCAGATTAAGCTGCTTAGTGACTATTACCTTAGCCATTATTCCACTAAGACTGCTCATGTGTTGATTGATAACTCAAGACAGTATTCTAAACAAAGCGCTCTCGCGTTCATCAAACAACTCACTGCTCATAGTGAACCAATCAAATTTAAGAAGTACGATTACAGCATGAGTAATGCGGATGACATTGTGGGTGCATTGCCTAACAACGCCGTCGTCTTTGCACCGTTATACAACCCTAATATTGCCGTTCTATACAATGCAATGAAAGACAGTGGTAAACCATTCACGATATTGGGCACTGACTCCGTAGGGGCAAGAAAAGAGTTTTTCCAAACCATTGGAACCACAAGCCCTAACATTAACTTGTATTTTGTTAAAAACTGGGATGGTATCCCTAAATCAGATAATAGAAGCGCTCTAAACAGTATTTCCAATACTTTTTGCTCACAAAATCAAGCCACTTTTTTGACTACATATACCTACGATCTCTTTAATTTTTTAATCGCTGGGTACGATTCAAAACCGCAGTCTAGCCCTCAAGATCTCATTGAGTCACTCAAACAATTGAAGTTTGAGACAGTAATGGATGGAGAGCCTTTGGCTTTTGACGCCGCAGGTTACAGCAAAAAGCCGCTGTATCTTTTCTCCGTTCAGAATGATCAAGTTCGATATTTATCAAAGTTGACAGATTAA
- a CDS encoding DMT family transporter: protein MISGYLAMAATLLLWSGFFLSLRGGAHSELTTADIALARFLIPCIVLLPLVFKSKELIRKVPKRYLIGMFVGCGLPYLLIAGTGMRLAPVSDGSALIPGTLPLFVSGIAILLFKQPLSSHRLLGLALVISGIAVFLYQGFGQSDSDLLSGYMLFLLGSMMWATFTICARVSNLNPLVAAGIISLLSTLALLVLIITGTLDSHLLTTRAAEWPWKELMGHITLQGVGAGLVAAFTYLHAISVLGAERTAAFGAATPAIATLLAIPVFNEQPTQLGWFALGLVCIGSLVASNIFMRKDTSLLYQPPKFK from the coding sequence ATGATCTCAGGTTACTTGGCAATGGCTGCCACACTGCTTCTCTGGTCTGGCTTTTTTCTTTCACTCCGTGGTGGTGCACATTCGGAACTGACTACCGCAGATATCGCCTTAGCACGATTTCTCATCCCTTGTATCGTGCTACTCCCTCTGGTGTTTAAGTCAAAGGAGCTCATTAGAAAAGTCCCTAAGCGTTACCTCATTGGTATGTTTGTCGGATGTGGTTTGCCCTACTTGCTGATCGCAGGTACAGGTATGCGGCTTGCCCCTGTCTCAGATGGAAGTGCGCTTATCCCAGGGACGCTCCCCTTGTTCGTCTCTGGTATTGCAATACTGCTTTTCAAGCAACCTTTGAGTTCACATCGCCTATTGGGATTAGCGCTCGTCATCAGTGGGATAGCGGTCTTTCTCTACCAAGGGTTTGGCCAGTCTGATAGTGACTTACTCAGTGGTTACATGCTGTTTTTATTGGGCAGTATGATGTGGGCGACGTTCACCATTTGTGCGCGTGTTTCTAACCTTAACCCACTTGTTGCTGCGGGAATAATCTCATTACTTTCAACACTGGCACTGTTGGTGCTGATTATAACTGGCACACTCGACAGTCACTTACTCACTACCCGTGCCGCTGAATGGCCATGGAAAGAGCTCATGGGCCACATTACCCTACAAGGTGTAGGCGCTGGTCTTGTCGCCGCATTCACCTACTTACATGCGATATCAGTACTCGGCGCAGAGCGCACGGCAGCGTTCGGCGCAGCCACACCTGCCATTGCGACTTTGTTGGCGATACCAGTATTTAACGAGCAGCCGACACAACTTGGATGGTTTGCTCTCGGGTTGGTTTGTATTGGAAGTTTGGTGGCCAGCAATATCTTTATGAGAAAAGATACCTCTTTGCTTTATCAGCCACCTAAATTTAAATGA
- a CDS encoding NUDIX hydrolase, translating into MDTPLNILHTWKGIYLQEEQTTLPNGKTITHTTISHPGAAVILPIANNGDIVLINQYRPSLKKWLLELPAGTLESNEPIELCAVRELAEETGYSAETMISLGQVTPLAGFCDEIQYLFVAKGLTEVSKFACDDDEVIEVVSLSLHDIEQKIVEGEITDAKTIACLSKAKLCGYI; encoded by the coding sequence ATGGACACTCCTTTGAATATTCTACATACATGGAAAGGCATCTACCTTCAGGAAGAGCAAACCACATTGCCGAATGGTAAAACCATCACTCACACGACGATCTCTCATCCAGGCGCTGCCGTTATTCTGCCAATCGCAAACAATGGAGATATCGTTCTTATCAACCAATACCGCCCTTCTCTGAAAAAATGGTTACTTGAACTGCCTGCAGGTACATTAGAAAGTAACGAACCAATTGAGCTTTGCGCAGTAAGGGAACTCGCAGAAGAAACTGGATACAGTGCTGAAACCATGATATCTCTTGGGCAAGTCACACCTTTGGCTGGATTCTGCGATGAAATTCAATACTTGTTCGTTGCAAAAGGGCTGACAGAAGTGTCTAAGTTTGCATGTGACGATGATGAAGTGATTGAAGTTGTATCGCTATCATTACACGACATCGAACAAAAGATTGTCGAAGGTGAGATCACTGATGCCAAAACGATCGCATGTTTAAGTAAAGCAAAGTTATGTGGATACATATAG
- the emrD gene encoding multidrug efflux MFS transporter EmrD gives MSASSQVIKLIFLIAILTAVGQMTQTMYVPSIGHMADEFLVSPAALQAVMACYLIPYGISQFAYGPLSDRLGRKPIIIAGLLIYIIGTIVALFAHQFEWFLAGSFIQGLGIGSGGAMCRTLTRDVFSGSELHKVNSLISMCVIFSPLLAPVLGGYFTETMGWRSSYMFLALFSIAVAIIMMTRFEETLPKASRRHESALSRYSFVLSNKRFQGYLVCLVATFSGVAIFEAAAGVLLGGVLKLPATTVSMLFVLPIPGYLVGAGLSSVIASKRSEKVAMMFGLLAAVLGSLIVLVPGLMGQTSALTLVGGATIYFLGAGVLFPAATTGALSPFPYHAGTGGAVLGGMQNLGAGLATLAASIIPSHDQMPVGGLMLLMSLLALLGLIRVYHKHDPSNEMPLAV, from the coding sequence ATGTCTGCATCATCTCAAGTTATTAAACTGATATTCTTAATTGCGATTCTGACCGCAGTAGGGCAAATGACGCAAACTATGTATGTCCCCTCTATCGGCCATATGGCTGATGAATTTTTGGTGTCTCCTGCGGCACTTCAAGCGGTAATGGCGTGCTACCTGATACCTTATGGTATCTCTCAGTTTGCCTATGGACCGCTTTCAGATCGATTAGGACGAAAACCTATTATCATTGCCGGTTTGCTTATCTATATTATCGGTACCATCGTTGCCCTATTTGCTCATCAGTTTGAATGGTTCCTCGCTGGTAGCTTCATTCAAGGATTGGGCATTGGTAGCGGCGGTGCGATGTGCAGAACCTTAACCCGTGATGTGTTTAGTGGCAGCGAACTGCACAAAGTGAACAGCCTAATTAGTATGTGTGTGATTTTTTCACCTTTACTCGCTCCAGTCTTGGGGGGCTACTTCACCGAAACCATGGGCTGGCGCTCTAGCTATATGTTCTTGGCATTGTTTAGCATCGCTGTAGCGATCATTATGATGACCCGATTTGAAGAAACCTTGCCTAAAGCGAGTCGACGCCATGAATCGGCTTTAAGTCGCTATAGCTTTGTACTCTCTAACAAAAGATTTCAAGGTTACTTAGTGTGTCTGGTAGCCACATTTTCCGGTGTGGCCATTTTTGAAGCCGCTGCAGGCGTTTTACTTGGGGGCGTATTAAAGCTACCCGCAACAACTGTCAGCATGTTGTTTGTCTTACCTATTCCTGGGTATCTGGTCGGCGCTGGCCTATCCAGCGTGATTGCCTCTAAGAGAAGTGAGAAAGTCGCGATGATGTTTGGTCTGCTGGCTGCCGTTCTGGGTTCACTGATTGTGCTTGTGCCCGGGCTAATGGGACAGACCTCTGCGTTAACCTTGGTTGGCGGGGCAACGATCTACTTTTTAGGGGCCGGCGTTTTATTCCCCGCCGCAACCACAGGGGCTTTGTCACCTTTCCCATACCATGCGGGAACCGGGGGAGCCGTTCTGGGTGGCATGCAAAATTTAGGTGCAGGTTTAGCCACACTGGCAGCGTCGATCATCCCTTCGCATGATCAGATGCCTGTGGGTGGGCTCATGTTGCTCATGTCTCTGCTCGCTTTGCTCGGGCTGATTCGTGTCTATCACAAGCACGATCCTTCCAATGAAATGCCTTTAGCCGTCTAA
- a CDS encoding Lrp/AsnC family transcriptional regulator, giving the protein MDRIDQHILMLLQKDARQSTADIADKVGLSPSPCARRIKRLEEEGVIASYRASLSKDKVGVGMTVFVEVSLSNHQASSIDDFEQAVQEMEEVVSCHVVSGAYDYLLEVVSHDLAGYEAFTRRIQRLENVKDIHTHLAIRQVKESRQLPIFN; this is encoded by the coding sequence ATGGATAGAATCGATCAACACATCTTGATGTTGCTACAAAAAGATGCCCGTCAGTCGACCGCCGATATCGCCGACAAAGTCGGTTTGTCACCTTCCCCTTGCGCTCGAAGAATTAAACGGCTTGAAGAAGAGGGCGTGATCGCCAGTTATCGCGCAAGCTTAAGTAAAGATAAGGTTGGGGTCGGGATGACGGTGTTTGTTGAGGTCAGTCTAAGTAACCATCAAGCCTCCTCTATTGATGATTTTGAGCAAGCCGTTCAGGAGATGGAAGAAGTGGTGAGTTGCCACGTTGTATCTGGGGCTTATGATTATCTTCTAGAAGTTGTCAGCCATGATCTGGCTGGGTATGAAGCGTTCACACGCAGAATTCAGCGCTTAGAAAATGTTAAGGACATCCATACGCATTTAGCAATTCGACAGGTCAAAGAATCCAGACAACTCCCTATTTTCAACTAA
- the viaA gene encoding ATPase RavA stimulator ViaA: MLGADGLNLALMIADSGIIDTAVNDLMARSQVMAITENRGMKTKVKNHLLKWRGGVKKRITKVCETERFQQELALYQEVIHWDEATFFEKIPDVIKKLEWHSAFYLQARRLMDKNKGLNNPMFPHYFCDQWYQSLSDAIRQAQVSELEASKEKVLKDLYQRMETMKNMAKVTEEGDESSVGRLWDMASAKLSRTDLSVMKRHAEFLKKNQGLQEIAEKLGRMASQVDDPELNRAPTEELQMVEEKSDEATDDIVGIHESDDLNKLLPNETLFLAYPELEVVFYKHLVDKRLMNYRMQGKSRTLRKVKAHKPDNKQVDVEKGPFIVCVDASGSMSGFPEQCAKAMAYALMQIALAEDRDCFVILFSTEQITYELTRQDGLREASDFLTYSFHGGTDLEPVLIKSIDLMRGDRYKNADMVVISDFIAPKQSDEMQEKVAELKKNKNRFHAISLSKYGNPQLMSMFDHSWAYHPNLVGRIMKKW, from the coding sequence ATGTTAGGCGCTGATGGACTCAACCTCGCATTAATGATTGCTGATTCCGGTATTATTGACACAGCAGTCAACGATCTGATGGCACGCTCTCAGGTAATGGCCATCACTGAAAACAGAGGAATGAAAACGAAAGTTAAAAACCATCTGTTGAAGTGGCGTGGTGGCGTCAAGAAACGCATCACCAAGGTATGCGAAACAGAGCGTTTCCAACAGGAGTTAGCGCTGTATCAGGAAGTCATCCATTGGGATGAAGCCACGTTCTTTGAAAAGATCCCCGATGTGATCAAGAAGCTTGAATGGCATTCCGCATTTTATCTTCAAGCTCGTCGGCTTATGGATAAAAACAAAGGGTTAAACAACCCAATGTTTCCTCATTACTTTTGTGATCAGTGGTATCAAAGTCTTTCTGATGCCATTCGTCAGGCACAGGTCAGTGAGCTCGAAGCGAGTAAAGAAAAAGTCCTCAAAGACCTTTACCAGCGCATGGAAACCATGAAGAACATGGCCAAAGTAACGGAAGAGGGAGATGAGAGCAGCGTTGGCCGGCTGTGGGATATGGCTTCAGCAAAACTCAGTCGAACCGACTTGTCCGTGATGAAACGCCATGCTGAGTTTTTGAAAAAGAATCAGGGCCTTCAGGAAATCGCTGAAAAATTAGGGCGAATGGCGAGTCAGGTAGATGATCCCGAGTTAAATCGAGCGCCTACTGAAGAGCTGCAAATGGTTGAGGAAAAATCGGATGAAGCAACCGATGATATCGTTGGTATTCATGAAAGTGATGATCTGAACAAGCTGCTACCCAACGAAACCTTGTTTCTGGCTTACCCTGAACTGGAAGTTGTGTTTTACAAACACCTCGTCGACAAGCGGTTAATGAATTATCGGATGCAGGGTAAATCACGAACGCTACGTAAAGTGAAAGCACACAAGCCAGATAACAAGCAGGTCGATGTCGAAAAAGGCCCGTTTATTGTGTGTGTTGATGCTTCTGGCTCCATGAGTGGTTTTCCTGAGCAATGTGCCAAAGCGATGGCTTACGCATTAATGCAAATCGCCTTGGCAGAAGATCGTGATTGCTTTGTGATTTTATTCTCCACCGAGCAGATCACCTACGAGCTGACGCGACAAGACGGTTTACGAGAAGCCAGTGATTTCCTTACTTACAGCTTCCATGGTGGTACGGATTTGGAGCCAGTATTGATAAAGTCAATCGATTTGATGCGTGGTGACCGATACAAAAATGCGGACATGGTTGTGATCTCTGATTTCATTGCGCCTAAACAATCCGATGAGATGCAAGAGAAAGTCGCTGAGCTGAAAAAGAACAAGAATCGCTTTCACGCAATTAGCCTTTCTAAATACGGCAATCCTCAACTGATGTCTATGTTCGATCATAGCTGGGCTTATCACCCCAATCTGGTCGGTCGGATCATGAAAAAATGGTAA
- a CDS encoding GGDEF domain-containing protein: MHGEKRTLQSRHGDTILDFRQQQQVLKFIAVITLVFFVPLGIKNLLIGEVLLGAVLLAFEITLLLEIAAIIYNKAGLFGHLIPLALLVISTIMAVNIFGTLATYWVFPIIISIVFLLPARIATIANIVVCLGSTIAVLPHQELSETSRYAFSLLATAVIVHVVVKAVRRLQKELRYLSVRDPMTGAYNRHQLQSSLENIHQLYNTSSIALIDIDKFKAINDLYGHDVGDQVITEVVGIIDSQTEHSTLLFRLGGDEFLLLFPQADQYAVESSMQAINRAVKEHAYPQHAKVTLSAGVAESKPFETIEDWVKRADIALYQSKSLGRDRVSLYSQPDLVDHQSQSRYQRAIR; encoded by the coding sequence TTGCATGGTGAAAAAAGGACGCTTCAAAGCCGACATGGGGACACGATCCTCGATTTCAGACAGCAGCAGCAGGTTCTGAAATTTATCGCCGTGATCACTTTAGTTTTCTTTGTCCCACTCGGCATTAAGAACCTTCTTATTGGCGAGGTTCTACTCGGTGCTGTGCTTTTGGCGTTTGAGATCACTTTGCTTCTCGAGATCGCTGCCATCATTTACAACAAGGCCGGTCTGTTCGGCCATCTTATCCCTCTGGCTCTTCTGGTGATTTCAACCATTATGGCGGTCAACATTTTTGGCACCTTGGCCACCTATTGGGTGTTCCCCATCATCATTAGCATTGTGTTTCTCTTGCCTGCTCGCATTGCCACGATTGCGAATATTGTGGTGTGCCTAGGTTCCACTATCGCCGTATTGCCTCATCAGGAATTGTCCGAAACCTCTCGCTATGCGTTCTCGCTTCTCGCGACAGCAGTCATTGTCCATGTGGTTGTCAAAGCGGTCAGACGGCTACAAAAAGAGCTTCGCTACTTGTCGGTAAGAGATCCTATGACGGGCGCTTACAACCGACACCAACTGCAGAGCTCACTTGAGAACATTCACCAGCTCTATAACACCTCGTCAATCGCCCTGATTGATATCGACAAATTTAAAGCGATTAATGATCTCTATGGGCACGATGTGGGTGACCAAGTCATCACTGAGGTAGTCGGCATTATTGACAGCCAGACCGAGCACTCTACCCTATTGTTTCGTTTGGGAGGCGATGAATTCCTTTTGTTGTTCCCTCAAGCCGATCAATATGCCGTTGAGTCTTCAATGCAAGCAATCAACCGCGCCGTCAAAGAACACGCTTATCCGCAACATGCCAAAGTGACCCTCAGTGCTGGTGTGGCTGAGTCCAAACCGTTTGAAACGATCGAAGACTGGGTCAAACGCGCCGACATTGCGCTGTACCAATCAAAAAGTCTGGGGCGCGATCGAGTTTCACTGTATTCCCAACCAGACCTTGTGGACCATCAGAGTCAGAGTCGCTATCAGCGCGCCATACGCTGA
- the ltaE gene encoding low-specificity L-threonine aldolase — translation MDFRSDTVTKPTPAMRQAMADAPVGDDVYGDDPTVNELEAWAAERHGFEAALFTTSGTQANLLGLMAHCERGDEYLCGQQAHNYKYEAGGAAVLGSIQPQPIENNPDGTLDFNKLRAAIKPDDSHFARTKLLSLENTINGKVLPLSYLAQAREFVDQHGLALHLDGARAYNAAVALDVDIREIAKHFDSMTICLSKGLCAPIGSLLLGSKAYIAKARRLRKMLGGGMRQAGILAAAGKLALTEQVEQLKVDHANAKLLAVKLSQLEGFQINPDFVETNIVFAKLDDNVDIHAIATKLSEDGIIISPGNPIRFVTHKDISESDIKLLVEKLNMYL, via the coding sequence ATGGATTTCCGCTCGGATACCGTCACCAAGCCGACCCCCGCAATGAGACAAGCCATGGCTGATGCGCCAGTTGGCGATGACGTCTATGGTGATGACCCAACCGTCAATGAGCTAGAAGCATGGGCAGCAGAGCGCCACGGGTTTGAAGCAGCTCTTTTTACCACATCAGGAACTCAGGCAAACCTACTTGGTTTGATGGCACATTGTGAGCGAGGCGACGAGTATTTGTGTGGACAGCAAGCTCACAACTACAAATACGAGGCTGGTGGTGCTGCGGTGTTGGGCTCCATTCAACCACAACCTATTGAAAACAATCCTGATGGTACCCTTGATTTCAACAAACTAAGGGCGGCCATCAAACCGGATGATAGCCATTTTGCTCGTACTAAGTTACTGAGTTTGGAAAACACCATCAATGGCAAAGTGCTGCCTTTGTCTTACCTCGCGCAAGCCCGCGAATTTGTTGATCAACACGGCCTCGCACTCCACCTAGACGGAGCCCGTGCATATAATGCAGCGGTCGCGCTTGATGTGGATATTCGAGAAATAGCCAAGCACTTTGACTCAATGACAATCTGTTTATCAAAAGGCCTTTGTGCTCCCATCGGTTCTTTGCTACTTGGCAGTAAAGCGTATATCGCTAAAGCACGCCGCTTACGCAAAATGCTCGGCGGTGGTATGCGTCAGGCTGGCATTCTTGCCGCCGCAGGTAAGCTTGCGTTAACCGAACAAGTCGAACAATTAAAAGTAGACCATGCTAACGCCAAGCTATTAGCGGTCAAATTGAGTCAACTTGAAGGTTTCCAGATCAACCCAGATTTCGTTGAGACTAATATTGTCTTTGCTAAGCTAGACGACAATGTAGATATCCATGCCATTGCCACTAAGTTAAGCGAAGACGGCATTATCATTTCTCCGGGGAATCCAATACGCTTCGTCACTCACAAAGATATCTCTGAATCTGACATCAAGTTGCTTGTCGAAAAACTCAATATGTATCTGTAA
- a CDS encoding cysteine-rich CWC family protein — protein sequence MKTPCIAACKNNGGICSGCHRTMDEIVNWRHLSDDERDTIMEALQGSVASHRCPSCGEPAQCDISAGKDTCWCFSLEKRDMSCAVSSDACLCRKCLNHLPIA from the coding sequence TTGAAAACGCCCTGTATCGCTGCATGCAAAAATAATGGTGGAATATGTAGCGGTTGCCATCGAACCATGGATGAAATCGTCAACTGGCGCCATCTTTCAGATGATGAAAGAGACACCATTATGGAGGCCCTTCAAGGAAGCGTCGCAAGCCATCGCTGCCCTTCTTGTGGTGAGCCAGCCCAGTGCGACATCAGCGCCGGCAAAGACACTTGTTGGTGCTTTTCCCTAGAAAAACGGGATATGTCTTGCGCTGTTTCCAGTGATGCTTGTCTGTGCCGAAAGTGTCTCAACCACTTGCCAATCGCATAA
- a CDS encoding DUF3763 domain-containing protein: MISPTRVSHSQQALLSERINKLARALSDGVYEREDTIKMCLLAALAGESVFLLGPPGIAKSLIAKRLIQAFDNSSYFEYLMTRFSTPEEVFGPLSIQELKDNGRYLRLTEGYLPTAQVVFLDEIWKAGPAILNTLLTVVNEKTFKNGSDVERVPMRLLVSASNELPDEDSGLEALYDRMLVRIFVNRIQNKQNFKSMLTVGTPQEAQIPEGLAITDEEYHLWQSELEKLELSDQVFEKLYQLKQMLEESAAQGAGAHASDTDMYVSDRRWKKAVKLLKASAYFNGRDSVNPLDLLLLQDCLWNSPESREVVHQVIKEFALKHAFDQQDVEQQIRLCREELDEVQEELESEFGIMLSMESTTGILKKQIHSYDVSDAKRYEVGSAFDLVKLVLLQSNMSVSESEKGDSRWVYVPKNELERIIKEGHGDVYGYVNQNTNLCRLRFDIDAANNLVIKDIANRAVLVSVVTEKGLDEGLYQNWLTKSEQAMAQLEHAEHHLLKVRSNFHGALPHSFIDQDLPRAMEASLQHIQQVLESTKTECERTVFRFKNLNQFFS; encoded by the coding sequence ATGATCAGCCCTACCAGAGTCTCCCATTCGCAACAAGCGTTGCTCTCTGAACGAATAAATAAATTAGCTCGCGCCTTATCTGACGGTGTTTACGAGCGTGAAGATACCATCAAAATGTGCTTACTCGCTGCTTTAGCGGGTGAAAGTGTTTTTCTGTTAGGGCCACCAGGTATCGCAAAAAGCCTTATCGCAAAGCGACTTATACAAGCTTTCGACAACTCCTCCTATTTTGAATACTTGATGACTCGTTTTTCAACACCTGAAGAAGTGTTCGGACCTCTGAGCATTCAAGAACTTAAGGACAATGGTCGCTACTTACGCTTGACAGAAGGGTATTTGCCGACGGCGCAAGTTGTGTTTTTAGATGAGATTTGGAAAGCGGGTCCTGCAATCCTTAATACCTTATTGACGGTTGTTAATGAAAAGACCTTCAAGAATGGCAGTGATGTAGAACGTGTTCCCATGCGTCTACTGGTCTCTGCTTCAAATGAGCTGCCGGATGAAGACAGTGGTCTGGAGGCGCTCTATGATCGAATGCTAGTGCGTATTTTTGTCAATCGAATTCAGAACAAGCAAAACTTTAAGTCGATGCTGACCGTAGGCACACCGCAGGAAGCACAGATCCCAGAAGGTTTAGCCATAACCGATGAGGAGTATCACTTATGGCAATCGGAGCTTGAAAAACTCGAACTCAGTGACCAGGTATTCGAAAAGCTTTATCAACTTAAACAAATGTTAGAAGAGTCGGCAGCCCAAGGGGCAGGCGCCCATGCTTCTGATACCGATATGTATGTTTCAGACCGTCGTTGGAAAAAGGCAGTTAAACTGCTCAAAGCCAGTGCCTATTTTAACGGCCGTGATAGTGTCAACCCACTTGATCTACTGCTTTTGCAAGATTGTTTATGGAACAGTCCGGAATCTCGAGAAGTCGTCCACCAAGTGATTAAGGAATTTGCACTAAAGCACGCCTTTGATCAGCAAGACGTCGAACAGCAAATCCGTTTATGTCGAGAAGAACTGGACGAAGTTCAGGAAGAGCTAGAGTCTGAGTTTGGTATCATGCTATCAATGGAATCGACGACAGGGATACTCAAAAAACAAATTCATAGCTATGACGTCTCAGATGCAAAGCGTTATGAAGTAGGTAGTGCCTTTGATCTCGTTAAGTTGGTACTGCTGCAAAGTAATATGTCAGTATCAGAATCCGAGAAAGGCGACAGTCGCTGGGTTTATGTACCGAAGAACGAATTAGAGCGGATTATAAAAGAAGGCCATGGAGATGTTTACGGATACGTTAATCAGAACACCAATCTGTGCCGACTGCGCTTTGATATCGATGCCGCGAACAACTTAGTCATTAAGGATATTGCCAATCGTGCTGTGTTAGTTTCGGTTGTAACCGAGAAAGGTTTGGATGAGGGCCTCTATCAAAACTGGCTGACCAAATCTGAGCAAGCGATGGCGCAGCTCGAACACGCTGAACATCATTTGCTCAAAGTGCGTTCGAACTTTCATGGTGCCTTACCCCACAGCTTTATTGATCAAGACCTACCTCGTGCAATGGAGGCAAGCCTGCAGCACATTCAGCAGGTTCTTGAATCAACCAAAACAGAGTGTGAGCGCACAGTGTTCCGTTTCAAAAACCTCAATCAATTCTTCTCGTAA